DNA from Nitrospira sp.:
ATTTGTTTGATGAGTCCGGGATGACGTTCTGCCACCCAGGCCAACACGAAAAAGGTGGCCCTGGTATGGTGACGAGCGAGGAGCTCCATCAACCGGCAGGTATTCGAAGCCACCCGACTCTCAAACGACCCCCAGTGCCGTCGGCGAATCGGAGAATCGAATCGTGAAACTTGAAAGTGTTCTTCCAGGTCGAATGTCAGGCAATGCACGGACATGTTCTTTCCCCTCTGTAGGGGTTTGCATACAGGGTGAGGTATTGCAGGGGTGCCTTGTGGGTCACTGGATAGGAAGTTCAAGATAACGTCCTTGCAACGCGCCCTTGTATACTATGTGTGCCCCACGAAGTAAAGCAAAGTTTGAACCGCCGGAGTTCACAATGATTTTCAATGTGATAATCGCAGTGGGCTAGAGAGAAGTCGATGGAATGTATCCAAGATGTTCCCGAATTGTATCTAAAAAGATACTCTCGTTAGGCAACTAAAGAGGCTTAGGTGGGAGAAGAAGGTATCGCGAAGGGTTCCCCTGTTAGGCTGCTTCGCGGTCGGTTTCCACCTTCGGGAATTGTCGCTGAACTGGAATTGTGACCCTGAAGGTGGAGCCGTTTCCCGGTTCACTTTCCGCCTCTATCTGCCCTCCCATCAACTCCGCCAACTGCTTGCAGATGGCAAGTCCCAAGCCGGTTCCTCCATATTTCCGAGTGGTGGACCCATCGGCCTGTACGAAGGGTTGGAACAGTTTGGAAAAGGCGCCGGGGGGAATGCCGATCCCGTTATCGGACACGGAGAATCGGATATAGGCCACTCGGTCGAGGTGCGCGGATGCGTCGTCAGATCCGACGGCGTGAAACTCGAGACGCTGGTCCGGTTGCCGTTGCGCGAGATCCACGTGGATGGAGACGGTGCCGTGATCGCTGAACTTGACGGCGTTCGCCAGCAAATTGCTCAGGATCTGTTGAAGCCTCGTCGGGTCCCCGTGCAAGGTAGACGGCACCCCCTCGGCAATCCATGAGGTCAATACCAGGCCCTTCCGCCTTGCACGTTCCGTAAACAACGCCAGGACCCGATCCAGGAAGTCGGACAGCTCGAAGTCCAACAGTTCGAGCGACAATTTGCCGGATTCGATTTTGGAGAAATCCAGAATATCGTTGATGATGACCAGCAAGGCATCACCCGAAGAGCGGATGGTCTCGGCACAGTCCCGCTGTTCGGCGGTGAGTTCGGTGTCGAGCAGCCAATCCGTCATGCCCAGCACGCCGTTCATCGGCGTCCTGATTTCGTGACTCATGGTGGCGAGGAATTCGGACTTGAGCCTGGTCCCTTCGATCGCCGCATCACGGGCCTGCGTCAAGGTGGCCTGGCTGGCTCGAAGTTCCTGCAGTACCTGGTTGGCCCGAACCATGTAACGAATACGATTGGTCAGCAGGATCGCATTCAGCGGCTTGACGATGAAATCCGTCGCGCCCGCATCGTAGGCCTTGGTGATGGAGTCGAAGTCGTCCAGCCCTGTCATGATGAGAATGGGCGTATGTTCGCCGGCCGGCAACCTCCGTAATGCCGCGCAGGTGCCGAACCCGTCCATCCCAGGCATCATAACGTCGAGGAGCACCACGTCAGGCGGCCGGCGCTGGAAGGCGACATAGGCTTCCCGCCCGTTTTCCGCCTCCTCAACGGCCCAGCCTGCTTGCTCTAGGGCCTCGCGGGCGAACATGCGGATAATGACGTCGTCATCCGCTATCAGCGCAAGCGGAGTCCGGTCTGATCGCAACTGCGTCATGGCTGTTCTCCCTTGGCAATTTCGCTGCGGAAGACCGCGCAGGCGGCAAGATAGTCGGTTTGCAACTGAGCCAGGACACGGTCGGCATCGATCAAATTTTTCCGGGCCCCCATCGTTTCCAACTCGTTGCATCGCCCGGCCAGGGCCATCGCACCGAGTTGCGCGCTGCTCGATTTGAGCCGATGGGCGATCGCTTGAAGCGCAGCGGCATCGTTCGACCGGATGGCATCCCGCAGGGCGTCCACGCTGTCCCGGGAGTTATCCAGATATTTGCGCAGGACCGAGGCCAGTATGTCCGGCCGGTTGGGCCGCTGTAACGCGCGGATGCCGTCCAGGGCCTTCAGGTCCATGTCGGAAGGGACCAAGACGGTATTCGCCATCGGCTGAACCGTCTGCGGGGATGAATCAGGGGGGAACGTTGAATCGGGCAAGGACGTGCTGGTGGCTGAAGACGCATGCGTCGAAGGGACCTTCTTCATCATCAATTTGAGTAGGATTTCCCGCAACTGCATCTGGGTAAAGGGTTTGGTCAGGTAATCATCCATGCCGGCTGCGAGACATCGCTCACGGTCCCCCTGCATGGCATGGGCCGTGAGCGCGACGATTGGGACGCGATGCGTTCGACGTATCTCGTCGTTCGGATCTCGTCGTTCATCGGACGCTTCACGTTTCACGAGCGATGATTCATGTGCTCTGATGAGGCGCGTGGCTTCGAGCCCGTCCATTTCAGGCATCTGACAATCCATCAGGATCATGTCCACCTTCCCTCGATCGGCGGCCATCACGGCTTCCCGACCATTGTCCGCCACCTCGACCTCGTATCCGAGTAACTCCAACATCCCGACGGCGACCTCACGGTTGACGGGGTTGTCTTCGGCCAGCAGGATTCGACCCGCGGGGTTTGCGGTCGGTGCCTCGGGCGGAACCGGTGATGGGGCGGCGGGATGGGGCTCCATGTGCTGCCCCGGTAGGGGGTATCCATCAGGAAATTTCATGGGACTCGTCAATCCCTTGGGAAGAGGAGTGCCGGGAATCGGGCGACCGAGACGGACCGTAAAGGCGAAGGTCGAACCGACCCCTGGCGTACTCTCTGCCGTGATGGTTCCATCCATGAGCCCGACCAGCCGCTTGGCGATCGACAGGCCGAGACCGGTCCCACCGTAACGTCTGGTCGTCGAGCCGTCCGCCTGTGAAAAAGCTTCGAAGATGCGTGTCTTGGCCGCCGGCGCGATACCGATGCCGCTGTCTGTCACGGAGAGCCGCAACCGCACATCGGTCTCCGTTTCAGACAGCAACTCCGTGGTCAGAGAGACTCCTCCCCTCTCGGTGAATTTAATCGCATTACTCAGGAGATTCATGACGATTTGACGCAGCCGGACGGGATCGCCTGTAAGATAGAGGGGGACTTCTTCGCCCATCTGCTGGACCAGAAGAATATTTTTCCGCTGGGCCGCTTCACGAAACAACTCCATCGATTCCGACAGGATGTGCGACAGGTCGAAATCGACGGTTTCCAATTCGAGTTTTCCCGCTTCGATTTTTGAAAAGTCGAGAATGTCGTTGATGATCGCCAGCAGGGTTCGGCCCGAGCGGTGGACGATCGAGGCGAGGTGCCGTTGCTTGTCCGACAGCTCGCTGTGGAGGAGCAATTCGGTCGTGCCCAGGACGCCGTTCATCGGGGTGCGAATCTCATGGCTCATATTCGCCAGAAACTCGCTCTTGGCCTTGTTCGCGGCCTCAGCGGCCTCCTTGGCCGCACGGAGTTCCTCCTCGACGCGTTTCCGGTCTGTGGTGTCGATGTGTATTCCGACCATGCGGATCGTCACACCGTAGACGTCTCGAATGACACTGCCTCGGGACAAGATCCAACGGTAGGAACCGTCTCGATGCCGAAGGCGATGTTCGAACTCGAACTGGTGGATCGTGCCGTCGAGGCAGGCCCGGACGGTTTCAAGGGTCCGTTGCAGATCGTCCTCGTGGATCCGTGACCGCCATGTTTCGAAATCGCTGCCCAGGGCGGAATCGTCATATCCGAGATGATGTTTCCATTGTGGCGAAAGGTAAACCGCATTCGTCGTGAGGTTCCAGTCCCAAATGCCGATGTGCGAGCTTTCCACGGTCATCGCCAAACGCTCTTCGCTCGTCCGCAGGGCTTCTTCCGCCCGTTTCCGTTCCGTAATGTCCACCACGAAGGCCGTGAAGGTGTAGGCATTTTCAAGGCGGAGCGGGGTGATGGCCAACTCGATTGGAAATTCCGTGCCGTCGCGCCGCACCGCCGTGATTTCGATCCGTTTGTTCAAGACCGAGCCTTCACCGGTTCGGAGGAACCGCTCAAGTCCGTGCTGGTGGGCCTCACGGTAAGCGGCTGGAATGATCGTGTCGATCATCGCACGGCCGATCGCTTCATGGCGTTTCCATCCGAATATCTGTTCGGCCTGCGCATTCCAATCGATGATATTTCCCTTGTCGTCCATGCCGATGACCGCACCCAGCGCGGTGTCGATGATCAGTCTGGTCCGGCCCTCGCTTTTGCGCAGGGCCTGCTCCGCCTGGAGGCGCTCGGCTGCTTCCAGGGCAAGGGAGACCACGGACGCGATCGCATGGCCGAACTGCTGCTCTTCCAACCTCCAATGGCGAGGGGATCCGATATGTTCATGGCAGAGCATGCCGACGAGTTTCCCCTTGAAGCGAACCGGAATATCCAGCATGGCGCGGATGTCGAGGGGGAGAAGGTAGGGGGCGGCGAATTCGGACGTGCGGGGGTCGGTGACGGCGTCGGCGGCATCGATGATGCGCTCGGAGAGAAGCTCCCGGAAATAGGCCGGAAACGCGGTTGCCTGTAATTCCATCCCAGAGGAGTGGGTGCCGGTGGAGGTTTCGTAGAGGTCCTTGCATTGTATGGTGCGGCGGTCTTCGGTCAACAACCAGACGCTGGCTCGGTTCACGCCCAGGGTCATGGTAATGGTGCGCGTAATTTCTTTCAGCGCCGGCTCCAACAAACCGCTTTGGATGACCGTGCTGCTTGCCAGGTTGAGGAGCGCGGTTTGTTGCAGCCGCAACAGGTCCTCGGTGTGCCGGCGGAAGTCCTCTGCCTGTTTGCGGTCGGTGATGTCGCGAAAGACCAGCACGGCACCGGCGACATGATCCTCCCGAACGATCGGGGCCAGCACATAGGAGACCGGGAACGAACGCCCGGTCGCCAGGGTCAGCAGTCCGTCATCGGTCCGGATCGTATCCCCCCTTGCGGTTTCCTCCAACAGGATTTGGGTGAAGATGGGTTCCGTGAGGTCCTTGCGGGAGGACAAGGACACCACCTCATACAGCGACCGGCCGATGACCTCGTGTTCGGCATGGCCCCAGAGACGCTGGCCCTCCGGATTGAGCAGCTGGATGTTCCAGTGCTGATCGACCACGCAGAGTCCGTCGCCGATGGAACGGAGGACCGTCTGCAGTTTGTCGCGTTCCTCGGTGAGCCGACTCTCGGACGAGCGGCGTACCTGTTCGTTCAGGTCCTGCATCTCCTTCGAGGAGAGGGCGATCGAGCGTTCCAGGAGTTCGCGCCCCTGGTCGGCCTCGATATAACTTCGGTTCACCCGCTCCAACAGCTTCTGCCACGCGTCGGGGGATTGGGGAACCGTGGTGGTCTCCAAACCCAGGCGCGTGAGTTGTCGTGCCAGCAATGGATGCATCGCGATTACACTTCGGTCATTGTGGTGAGCGTCATCGTTTGGTTGTGGAGGTCGCAGGCGCCGCCGGCATAGGGAGAAATCTCGCCATAGGAATAGAATCCGACTTGCCGGCTGTCTTGCGGGAGGATGTCGAGCGTCGCCTCGGTTTCCTCCTCCGTCCGTTCACCCAGGACCAGTCGCCGTCCGACGCAGCTGATGGCAATGGAAAGGATGGGGGTTCCGGGGTGGGAGCTGTGGAAGCCGTTCACCGTGAGCGTCGCAGCATCGGACGCTCCCTGAATCAACCGGTCGAAATTGGCCCGCATCAGTTGGGCAAACGCCCCCTGCGGGATGTCTCCTGCGAAGGTCATGGACTGGGCGGTTTCGTCTACGGCCAAGATAGTGCGGACGAGACTCTTCTCATCCGACCACGAGGCTCGGAGGGCGAGGGGGAAGAGCAGACCTGTCGCGGGGAGGCCGGTTGCGCGGTCGCCCAGGTAATCCTTGTACAGCTGCAGCGCGGGGCGTCCGTCCAGTTCATAGAGGACATTGTCGTCTGATTTCGTGACCAATCGCGTTGGGCCGAACTGATCCCATCCGCCTTTGGAACCCTGTCCGATCCGGACGTGGTCTCCATAGAGGCCCACGGCAGTGACATAGCCGCTCTGTGGGGTTCGATCCTTGATCACCCAGGTCCGTTTGAACCTGGTTCCATCACCGGCCAGGCCGCCGGTGACGATGACGGTGCCGCCAAGGCTGTCATTCAAGCCCTCGACCAACTTGCTGCCGTTGACATGCAGGCCGTCTGAGAGGACCAGGATTCCGCGGAGCGAGGGAGTGTTGAGTTGTGCTGCGATCGACGCTCCAGCCTCGTAGGAATCCTTGGGGGAGTGACAGGCGACCTGCGCCGTCTGGACGCGGGTCTTTTCAAACCGCATGGCTGCGACCACCAGGCTCTCATCCGAAATCTCGCTGCCATGGATTTCGCCCGCGGTCGAACAGCCCAATACATGACTGCGAGGGCAGGCCTCGAGGACCTGATCGATGCGATCTGGTACGTCGATCAACCCTGAGGCGCCGAAGAGCACCAGCAATGTTTCCGGTGAATCCAGTCGAGAGAGTGCCGCAGGAGACCGGGGGCTGCCGGCCTCGATGCAGGCGGTGGTCAATTGCATCTGCGCATCCTCCTTGTGCAAGTCGGCAAGGACCTGCCTGGCGAGGAATCATGGATCTCAGGCAGTGACGCCGGATCGGCTTGGTTCAAGCAACCGCAGAACATAGCACTAGGCCTGTTTGTATCGGCAGGAATAGGACGAGACTAAAGAGGAAAGGGAGGAAGAGGCTGGTTAGTGGTGGTGATGCTGGCAACCGGGCCCATGGACATGCGGCGCCTCCTGCGGTGGCGGGGTCAGTTGGCCAGGCAGGACGATACGGCCGCCTTCCTGTTGTTTGGTCAGGTGTGCGGCGATCTCAGGATGGAAGGCCTTGACGTAACCGATCATGCCGTTCAGGAAGCGGCGTGACTGGAAGTCCCGGCCGGAAAATTCCGTGATCAGTGCCAAGGCCCGATCCAGAATTTCCGGGGCTGTGCCGGGGTCGGCGATCTGTTGGGGCTGCTGTTTGGCGAAGGTGTCATATTCCTTTTTGAGGCGCTCGGCGAAGACCGGCATGGGGGCCGACGGCACATGCAGGGGGCTCAAGGTTCGGCGAAGGGCTTGGATGGCCGCGATGACTTCGGCATCCTGGCCGTCGCGCCGATCGTGGAAGTAGCCGAACGTGACGACTTCGATGAGGTTGAAGAGGGCGGCGGCCTTCTCGCCGCCGGCCACGCTGAGTTGGCGATAGAGTTCACGCCGCACCGGGGCGAACTGCTCGCCGAGCCGTTTCTGCTGGTAGTCGCTCCCGGTATCGAGGTAAGCGCAGTCGGGCGGGCAGGAAATCCGTGTCAGGCGGTGTTCCCCGCAACATTGGCTGCAGATCAGGCCGCTGAGGGCGGGGCAGGATCGTTTCCCTTTGCGTTGCTCACAATATACACATCGACTCATTTGCGAGGGGGTCCTTCTTTTCCCGATTTCGGTGGTTCGACGAACCCATAGTCCGCCAGCGTGCGTTTCGCTCGGTCCCCCGATGAGGCGACGGGAGATTCGAGGCCGTTGACTTCGGCGGCGTTCGACTCCTGATAGGGAACGAGAATCAGGTGGTTCACGCGGTCGATGCCCAAATCCGTGGGAGACGGAAGGTATTCCGCGATGACCTGAAACTTCTGGTTCGGGGTCATGCGCCAGATTTTGCCCTTCGTCGCGTCGGCGACATACATGCTGCCCCAGCGATCGAAATCCACGCCGCTGAGGTTCTGGAAGCGAGCGGTGAAAAAGCCGTTGGAGGCCAATTCGCTCAGGGCCCCCTCGGGGGTAATGTCGAAAATTTTTCCGGAGTCCCAACTCACGACGATCACATGACCGGTCTTGGGATGTACCGCCACCCCTGACGGCCCGGCCAGGTGATCACCCGACACATACGGTGAGAGGGTCAACGTTGGTGTGAGAGCGACGCGATAGACCGCATTGCCGCCCTGGTCGGCTAGGTAGAGATGGCCTTGGCCGTCGGAGGCGACATCGACGAGGGATTGGGACTTGCCGCCGCTGGTCTGGCGCGGGAGGACCAGGCTGGCAAGAGGTTTGCCCGTAGTCTTGTCGAAGGCGCGGAGCGTATCCAAGTCCGTCACATAGAGGACCTGATCCACCACGGCCATGCCCTTGGGCGCATGGAGCGTGACGTCTCCGCGGCCGCCTTCGATGAACTTGAACGCGGTGATGCGCCCATCGTCGCTCAGTTTGGTGATGAAACCATTGTTGTCGCGGACCTCGGACTCCCCATTGATGTTGGAGATAAAATACGAATTGGTCGCAGGATCGGCGAGGAAGCTGTGCGGGGATTCCAGCCCGCTGACTTGAAGGGCCCAGGCGAACGAGCCATGGAGGAAAAATCCTACGGCCGCTGCGAAAGCCGGTCCAAGGCTGCGGCGGCACAGGGTCCGAATGAAAAGACGGTTGAAAGTTGTCTTGGAAGTCATGAGCGAAAGGTGTCGCGCAGAAAATTCTGTCCTGCATCGTAGCCAACGGTCTCAGAGACTGTCAAGGAAGCCGCGGGAAACGGTGACTCCTCCCCGCCCCTTCCAGCGTTGACTTGTTGAAAAATTGCCTGCTATGGTGCCGTCACTTTTTTCGCTCATGTTCAGTCGAGGAGGATTATTGTGACCGCACGAATCATCGATGGGAAGGCATTGGCGCAACAGGTTCGCGAAGGGCTTGCCAAAGAGTCCGCGGCGGTGTTGGCTAAAACGGGCATGAAGCCGGGATTGGCCACCATCTTGGTGGGCGACGACCCAGCCTCCCATCTGTATGTCAAAAGCAAACAAAAGGCCTGCGATGCGGCGGGAATCTACATCGACGATTCGAAACTGCCCGCCAACACGACCCAGGCGGAGCTGTTGACGTTGATTTCTCAGAAGAATGCCGATCCGAAGATCCACGGTATTCTCGTCCAGTTGCCGCTTCCCAAGCACATCGACAGTAAAGTCATTCTTGATGCGGTGTCCGCCCAGAAAGACGCCGATGGATTCCACCCCTACAATTTCGGCCGCCTCGTAGAAGGCAGTCCCATCTTTGAAGCCTGCACTCCCAAGGGGGTCATCAAGATGATCGAGTCGACCGGCGTGTCGATCGAGGGCAAGCGGGCGGTCGTACTGGGGCGCAGCAATATCGTCGGGAAGCCCCTTGCGCTGATGTTGCTCCACCGCAATGCCACCGTGACGATCTGCCATTCGAAGACGAAGGACCTGCCGGCGGTCTGCCGCGAGGCCGAGCTGTTGTTGGTGGCGATCGGGAAGGCGAAATTCGTCACGGCCGATATGGTGCGCGAAGGGGCTGTGGTGATCGACGTGGGCACGAATCGTCTCCCGGACGGCAAGGTGGTCGGCGATGTGGATTTCGAGGCGGTCAGCCAGAAGGCCGGCTGGATCAGCCCGGTTCCCGGTGGAGTCGGTCCGATGACGATTGCGATGTTGCTCGACAATACCGTTGAATCTGCTAAGAGAATGGCAGGGATGAAGTAGGGACGATCGAGACGATCCCTTTGCTCGCAGACCGCGCACGATCAGAATGTGCTCGGTCGATGCGCGCAATCGGGATGTCCCGACCATCCCTATTTTTAAGGAAATGAGTAGAGGGAGATCACCGAACATGTGTAGGAGACCGCAATGACCCGGGAGCCGCGGCGACTCAAGGATATATTGGCGCAGGGGCAGTTTGCCGTGACGGTGGAATACAATCCACCGAAGGGCACGAACCTGACCCATGTGCTGGAGAGCGCCAAGACGCTGGTCGGGCGGGTGCACGGGGTCAACGTCACCGACAATACGGCCGCGATCGTGCGGGCCGGGTCGTTGCCGGTCTGTCGCCTTTTGTATGAGTTGGGGCATGACCCGGTGATGCAGCTGACCTGTCGCGATCGCAACCGCATCGCAATGCAATCCGATCTCATGGGCGCGCACATGCTCGGCATCCGGAACATCCTTTGTCTGACCGGCGATTATCCGACGGTCGGGGACCATAAGGAGGCTAAGCCGGTGTATGACCTGGATTCTGTACAGGTCATGCAGTTGGTGCAGGGGCTGAATCAGGGCAAGGACTATGCGGGGCACAAGCTCGACGGGTCCACGGCCTTCATGGTCGGCGGCGCCGTGACGCCGGAAGCGGACCCGGTGGGACCGATGTTGGTGAAGTTCGAAGTCAAGGTGCGGGCCGGAGTTGATTTCTTCCAGACCCAGGCGATTTATCACCCGGAACAGTTCAAGACCTTCATGGAGGCGGTGCGCCCCTTCAAGCGGAAGGTCCTCGCCGGGATTCTCCTGCTGCGCAACGCCAAGATGGCGGAGTTCATGAACGCCAACATCCCCGGCGTCTGTGTGCCGCAGGAGATGATCGATGAAATGCGCGCGGCGGGCGACAAACATGCGCTCGATGTGGGGGTGGAGATTGCCGTGCGAACGATCAAGGCCGTGCGCCCCTTCTGCGACGGCGTGCACATCATGGCGATCAAGGCGACGGAACGGCTGCCGGAAATTCTCACAAAGGCGGAATTGGGGTGATGACCGTCCCGGACCTGCAGAAGTACAAGCGCGACAAGCGGAAGATCATCGTTGTGACAGCCTACGATGCGCTGTTTACCCGTCTCGTTGAGCAGGCGGGGATCGACGTCATACTGGTGGGAGACTCGCTGGGGGTGGTGGTGCAGGGCAAGACCAACACCCTGTCGGTCACGATGGACGAGATGCTCTACCACACCAAACTGGTGGCTGGAACGGCTCAGCGGTCTCTGGTCATCGGGGATATGCCTTTCATGTCGTACCAAGCCTGTATGGACGATGCCTTGCGGAATGCCGGGCGGTTTCTCCAAGCCGGTGCGACTGCGGTGAAGCTGGAAGGCGGAGCGGCGGTGGTCGATCGCGTGGAAGCGATGGCCAAGATCGGTATTCCCGTTGTGGGTCACTTGGGGATGACGCCGCAATCCGTCCATCAATACGGCGGATACAGGGTCCAGGGGAAGGGGAAGGACCGGGCGCAGCAACTACTCGAGGATGCGCAGGCGCTTGACGCGGCTGGTGCCGTGGCGATCGTGCTGGAGGCGATTCCCTCGGGGCTGGCGAAGTCCGTGACCGAAACCATTGCGATTCCCACGATCGGCATCGGTGCCGGCCCGCACTGCGACGGCCAGGTGTTGGTGCTCTATGACCTCTTGGGGCTCTTCGACGAGTTCGTGCCGAAGTTCGTCAAGCCCTATGCCCATCTGAAGGCTGATGCGCTGCAGGCTCTCCGTCGATACAAGGAAGACGTCGAACAGGGTAAGTTTCCTTCCGATGCCGAAAGCTATCACTAGCGGGCGGCCGAACGACACCTCACATAGTTCTCCTCCCGGTTCGTTAGACCGACAGGCTTCCCAAGGGCAGACTGTGCGCTGAGACGTCCAGCCGAATTGGTACGTATGGATAGCGATGGGTGTCCCGCCACCGTCTGACGCTGTCG
Protein-coding regions in this window:
- a CDS encoding 5,10-methylenetetrahydrofolate reductase, with product MTREPRRLKDILAQGQFAVTVEYNPPKGTNLTHVLESAKTLVGRVHGVNVTDNTAAIVRAGSLPVCRLLYELGHDPVMQLTCRDRNRIAMQSDLMGAHMLGIRNILCLTGDYPTVGDHKEAKPVYDLDSVQVMQLVQGLNQGKDYAGHKLDGSTAFMVGGAVTPEADPVGPMLVKFEVKVRAGVDFFQTQAIYHPEQFKTFMEAVRPFKRKVLAGILLLRNAKMAEFMNANIPGVCVPQEMIDEMRAAGDKHALDVGVEIAVRTIKAVRPFCDGVHIMAIKATERLPEILTKAELG
- a CDS encoding FIST C-terminal domain-containing protein; its protein translation is MQLTTACIEAGSPRSPAALSRLDSPETLLVLFGASGLIDVPDRIDQVLEACPRSHVLGCSTAGEIHGSEISDESLVVAAMRFEKTRVQTAQVACHSPKDSYEAGASIAAQLNTPSLRGILVLSDGLHVNGSKLVEGLNDSLGGTVIVTGGLAGDGTRFKRTWVIKDRTPQSGYVTAVGLYGDHVRIGQGSKGGWDQFGPTRLVTKSDDNVLYELDGRPALQLYKDYLGDRATGLPATGLLFPLALRASWSDEKSLVRTILAVDETAQSMTFAGDIPQGAFAQLMRANFDRLIQGASDAATLTVNGFHSSHPGTPILSIAISCVGRRLVLGERTEEETEATLDILPQDSRQVGFYSYGEISPYAGGACDLHNQTMTLTTMTEV
- a CDS encoding 3-methyl-2-oxobutanoate hydroxymethyltransferase, which translates into the protein MTVPDLQKYKRDKRKIIVVTAYDALFTRLVEQAGIDVILVGDSLGVVVQGKTNTLSVTMDEMLYHTKLVAGTAQRSLVIGDMPFMSYQACMDDALRNAGRFLQAGATAVKLEGGAAVVDRVEAMAKIGIPVVGHLGMTPQSVHQYGGYRVQGKGKDRAQQLLEDAQALDAAGAVAIVLEAIPSGLAKSVTETIAIPTIGIGAGPHCDGQVLVLYDLLGLFDEFVPKFVKPYAHLKADALQALRRYKEDVEQGKFPSDAESYH
- a CDS encoding Two-component system sensor histidine kinase; the protein is MHPLLARQLTRLGLETTTVPQSPDAWQKLLERVNRSYIEADQGRELLERSIALSSKEMQDLNEQVRRSSESRLTEERDKLQTVLRSIGDGLCVVDQHWNIQLLNPEGQRLWGHAEHEVIGRSLYEVVSLSSRKDLTEPIFTQILLEETARGDTIRTDDGLLTLATGRSFPVSYVLAPIVREDHVAGAVLVFRDITDRKQAEDFRRHTEDLLRLQQTALLNLASSTVIQSGLLEPALKEITRTITMTLGVNRASVWLLTEDRRTIQCKDLYETSTGTHSSGMELQATAFPAYFRELLSERIIDAADAVTDPRTSEFAAPYLLPLDIRAMLDIPVRFKGKLVGMLCHEHIGSPRHWRLEEQQFGHAIASVVSLALEAAERLQAEQALRKSEGRTRLIIDTALGAVIGMDDKGNIIDWNAQAEQIFGWKRHEAIGRAMIDTIIPAAYREAHQHGLERFLRTGEGSVLNKRIEITAVRRDGTEFPIELAITPLRLENAYTFTAFVVDITERKRAEEALRTSEERLAMTVESSHIGIWDWNLTTNAVYLSPQWKHHLGYDDSALGSDFETWRSRIHEDDLQRTLETVRACLDGTIHQFEFEHRLRHRDGSYRWILSRGSVIRDVYGVTIRMVGIHIDTTDRKRVEEELRAAKEAAEAANKAKSEFLANMSHEIRTPMNGVLGTTELLLHSELSDKQRHLASIVHRSGRTLLAIINDILDFSKIEAGKLELETVDFDLSHILSESMELFREAAQRKNILLVQQMGEEVPLYLTGDPVRLRQIVMNLLSNAIKFTERGGVSLTTELLSETETDVRLRLSVTDSGIGIAPAAKTRIFEAFSQADGSTTRRYGGTGLGLSIAKRLVGLMDGTITAESTPGVGSTFAFTVRLGRPIPGTPLPKGLTSPMKFPDGYPLPGQHMEPHPAAPSPVPPEAPTANPAGRILLAEDNPVNREVAVGMLELLGYEVEVADNGREAVMAADRGKVDMILMDCQMPEMDGLEATRLIRAHESSLVKREASDERRDPNDEIRRTHRVPIVALTAHAMQGDRERCLAAGMDDYLTKPFTQMQLREILLKLMMKKVPSTHASSATSTSLPDSTFPPDSSPQTVQPMANTVLVPSDMDLKALDGIRALQRPNRPDILASVLRKYLDNSRDSVDALRDAIRSNDAAALQAIAHRLKSSSAQLGAMALAGRCNELETMGARKNLIDADRVLAQLQTDYLAACAVFRSEIAKGEQP
- a CDS encoding Sensory box histidine kinase/response regulator, which encodes MTQLRSDRTPLALIADDDVIIRMFAREALEQAGWAVEEAENGREAYVAFQRRPPDVVLLDVMMPGMDGFGTCAALRRLPAGEHTPILIMTGLDDFDSITKAYDAGATDFIVKPLNAILLTNRIRYMVRANQVLQELRASQATLTQARDAAIEGTRLKSEFLATMSHEIRTPMNGVLGMTDWLLDTELTAEQRDCAETIRSSGDALLVIINDILDFSKIESGKLSLELLDFELSDFLDRVLALFTERARRKGLVLTSWIAEGVPSTLHGDPTRLQQILSNLLANAVKFSDHGTVSIHVDLAQRQPDQRLEFHAVGSDDASAHLDRVAYIRFSVSDNGIGIPPGAFSKLFQPFVQADGSTTRKYGGTGLGLAICKQLAELMGGQIEAESEPGNGSTFRVTIPVQRQFPKVETDREAA
- a CDS encoding methenyltetrahydrofolate cyclohydrolase /methylenetetrahydrofolate dehydrogenase (NADP+), with product MTARIIDGKALAQQVREGLAKESAAVLAKTGMKPGLATILVGDDPASHLYVKSKQKACDAAGIYIDDSKLPANTTQAELLTLISQKNADPKIHGILVQLPLPKHIDSKVILDAVSAQKDADGFHPYNFGRLVEGSPIFEACTPKGVIKMIESTGVSIEGKRAVVLGRSNIVGKPLALMLLHRNATVTICHSKTKDLPAVCREAELLLVAIGKAKFVTADMVREGAVVIDVGTNRLPDGKVVGDVDFEAVSQKAGWISPVPGGVGPMTIAMLLDNTVESAKRMAGMK